Genomic DNA from Caldicellulosiruptoraceae bacterium PP1:
AGCGATGTTGTTAAGGCAATTGCCCTTGGAGCAGATGCTGTATATATAGGCACTGGTGCATTAATTTCACTTGGATGCCATGTTTGTCAAAAATGTTATACAGGAAAATGTAACTGGGGTATTGCAACTCAAGACCCACTACTAGTAAAAAGACTTAATCCAGAGATTGGTGCAAGGCGTGCTGCAAACCTACTCAGAGCATGGTCACATGAAATAAAAGAAATGCTTGGAGGTATGGGTATAAATGCCCTTGAATCATTAAGGGGAAATAGGCTTATGCTAAGAGCAGTAGGCTTAACTGAAAAAGAAATGGAAATATTAGGTGTAAAGCACGCTGGAGAGGGGGTATAACAATGACTAAAAGAATATTTCCTAAAGAGGAATATTGTTTAGGTTGTCATTTATGTGAGGTATATTGTACTGTTGCTCACTCAAAAAATAAAAAAGATATAATAAAGGTTTACAAAGATAAGAAAAATAAACCTACACCTCGAATTCTAATTGAAGAAAAACAAGGGAATTATGTTACCTTTGCCTTACAATGCAGGCATTGTGATGCAGCACCTTGCACAAAGGCGTGTATTACAGGTGCTATGAAAAAACTTGAAAATGGGACTGTTATATGTGATGAAGAAAAATGTGTAGGATGTTGGTCATGTATATTAGTATGTCCGCATGGTGCAATTAGAAGGGGCGAGAATAAAAAGGTTGCTTCAAAATGCGATCTTTGTATAGAGCTTGGAGAGCCAGCTTGTGTAAAGAATTGTCCAAACGAAGCTCTCGAAATAAAAGAAATATAAAAGGGGGGAAAGGACTTGAATTATGTAATTATCGGTAACTCAGTTGCAACTGCAGGTTGTATAGAGGCCATTAGAAACGTTGATAAAGAAAATTTAATTACAATAATTTCAGATGAACCATATAGAATGTATTCAAGGCCTTTAATATCTTACTACCTTGCTAAGAAGGTCACAGAAGATAGAATGTATATTAGAGATGAAGATTATTATGAAAAAAATAATGTAAAAGCAATACTTGGTAAAAGAGCAACAAAAATTGACTTTACAAATAAAATAGTTTTTCTTGATGATAATAGTCAGGTAAATTATGATAAACTTCTAATTGCAACTGGTGGAAAACCATTTATTCCACCAACAAAAGGCTTTGAACTTAAAAATGTTTTCACTTTTATAAAGTTTGATGATGTAAAAGCTATAGATAACTCTCTTTTTGAAGGAGCAAAAGCTGTTGTTATAGGTGCAGGATTAAGTGGACTAAAAGCAGCTGAAGCACTTTCTAAAAGAGGATGTAGTGTAAAGGTTGTTGAGCTTGCAAATAGAATTCTTGGTTCAATATTAGATATAGAAGCAAGCTCTATTGTGCAAAAAGAGCTTGAAAAACATGGTATTGAATTTTTACTTGAGAATTCAGTTTCTGAGATTATTGGGAATGAGAAGGTAGAAAAGGTTAAGCTAAAGAATGGTCAAGAGTTAGATTGTGATATTGTTGTATTTGCAATTGGTGTTGTTCCAAATATTGATTTTTTAAAAGATACAGAGCTTAAGATAAATAGAGGAATAGTTGTTAACGAAAAAATGGAAACAAATATCAAGGATGTTTTTGCTGCAGGAGATTGTGCCGAAGGTTATGATATGGTTTTTGAACAACAAAGAGTAATTCCAATATGGCCAAATGCATATAACCAAGGAGAAACAGCAGGTTATAATATGGCAGGAATGGATAAAACATTTACACAAGGTTTTCCAATGAATTCAATTGGATTCTATGATGTTCATATGATAACAGCAGGTATAGTTGTTCCAACATCTGATGACATTGAAGTTCTCAAGAAATTTGATATAGAAAAAAATACTTATAGAAAAATATATATTAAAAATGGAAATGTTCTTGGCTACATGTTTATTAATTCTTTTGATAGAGCTGGCATGATTACAAATATGATAAAAGAAAAGATAAATATTGAAGCTATAAAGGATAGACTTCTTGAAGATGATTTTGGATACCTTGATCTACCAAAGGAATTTAGATATGAGAAGCTATTAGGGGGTGCAAAGAAATAGATGAGTAATGTAAAATCACTTGAAAAGCTTATCCTAGATGCTAATGGTATTCATTACAAAGAATTAAATCAAATGATAGAGGAAGCACTCAATCAAGGATATAAAGAGATTGAGCTTATTAATGTCAATGGCCAAAGATATATTGGAGATGGGCTTACATTTCCTGATAGAAAGATTACAATACATGGCACTCCCGGAAATGATATGGCCGCATTTATGAATGGCCTTACAATAGAAGTGTTTGCAAATGCACAAGATGCTATTGCAAATACTATGAACGATGGCAAAATTATTGTTCATGGCAATGCTGGGGATATTTTAGGTTATGCTATGAGAGGTGGCGAGGTATTTATTAAAGGCGATGTTGGATACAGAGTTGGTATCCACATGAAAGAGTATAAAGATAAAATACCTGTATTAGTAATTGGAGGGAAAGCAGGAGATTTTTTGGGTGAATATATGGCCGGTGGAAGAATTTTAGTACTTGGTCTAAATCTTAGAGAAAATGATGAGATTACAGGTCTTTTTTGCGGAACAGGTATGCATGGTGGTATAATGTATTTAAGAGGGCAAATAGAACAATATAAGCTTGGTAAAGAAGTAAAAGTGGTTGATTTAGATGGTGAGGACATCAAGTTTATTGATAAATATGTAACAGAATTTGTAAAATACTTCGGATTTAGTAAAGAGTTTATTATGTCGAAACCATTCTATAAATTAATACCATATAACAAAAGACCATATGGTAAATTATATGCTTATTAAAATTATGCTCAAGTTAGGTTTTGCCTAGCTTGAGCAATTATAAAAGGGTGATTTAAATGAATTTTATTTGTAATGTATATTTTGACATGTTAAAATATTTTAATAATGATATCAGAAGGATCAATCATGCAAGTAAGGTCTATTGCTTCG
This window encodes:
- a CDS encoding 4Fe-4S dicluster domain-containing protein codes for the protein MTKRIFPKEEYCLGCHLCEVYCTVAHSKNKKDIIKVYKDKKNKPTPRILIEEKQGNYVTFALQCRHCDAAPCTKACITGAMKKLENGTVICDEEKCVGCWSCILVCPHGAIRRGENKKVASKCDLCIELGEPACVKNCPNEALEIKEI
- a CDS encoding NAD(P)/FAD-dependent oxidoreductase, which gives rise to MNYVIIGNSVATAGCIEAIRNVDKENLITIISDEPYRMYSRPLISYYLAKKVTEDRMYIRDEDYYEKNNVKAILGKRATKIDFTNKIVFLDDNSQVNYDKLLIATGGKPFIPPTKGFELKNVFTFIKFDDVKAIDNSLFEGAKAVVIGAGLSGLKAAEALSKRGCSVKVVELANRILGSILDIEASSIVQKELEKHGIEFLLENSVSEIIGNEKVEKVKLKNGQELDCDIVVFAIGVVPNIDFLKDTELKINRGIVVNEKMETNIKDVFAAGDCAEGYDMVFEQQRVIPIWPNAYNQGETAGYNMAGMDKTFTQGFPMNSIGFYDVHMITAGIVVPTSDDIEVLKKFDIEKNTYRKIYIKNGNVLGYMFINSFDRAGMITNMIKEKINIEAIKDRLLEDDFGYLDLPKEFRYEKLLGGAKK